A single region of the Pseudorhodoplanes sp. genome encodes:
- a CDS encoding ABC transporter ATP-binding protein — MISIEKVSKEFETSRDRRHLALSDISLSVARGEFVSILGPSGCGKSTLLYIVGGFVEQSSGSVIVDNAPITGPGPDRGPVFQEFALFPWKTVLGNVMYGLQQRGVAKVEALAQSRDLLAMVKLSGYENFYPKELSGGMKQRVAIARTLAYCPNILLMDEPFGALDAHTRTKLQNDLLGIWEKDRKTVLFVTHSVEEAVFLSDRVVMLTSSPGRIKEVIKIDLPRPRERAELLLNRRYQDYVVEIEKMMDEQPETRAS, encoded by the coding sequence ATGATCTCGATCGAGAAGGTTTCGAAGGAATTCGAGACCAGCCGCGACCGGCGCCATCTGGCTCTGAGCGATATTTCGCTGTCGGTGGCCCGTGGGGAATTCGTTTCCATCCTCGGGCCGTCCGGCTGCGGAAAATCGACGCTGCTTTATATTGTCGGCGGCTTTGTCGAACAGTCATCGGGCTCGGTGATTGTCGACAATGCGCCGATAACCGGCCCGGGCCCGGATCGTGGGCCCGTGTTTCAGGAATTCGCGCTGTTTCCGTGGAAGACCGTGCTCGGCAACGTGATGTACGGGCTGCAACAGCGCGGCGTGGCGAAAGTCGAGGCGCTGGCGCAGTCGCGCGATCTGCTCGCGATGGTGAAACTGTCCGGCTACGAGAATTTCTATCCGAAGGAGTTGTCCGGCGGCATGAAGCAGCGCGTGGCGATCGCGCGCACGCTGGCCTATTGCCCGAACATCCTCCTGATGGACGAGCCCTTCGGTGCGCTTGACGCGCATACCCGCACCAAGCTCCAGAATGACCTGCTCGGTATCTGGGAAAAGGATCGCAAGACGGTGCTGTTCGTCACCCACAGCGTGGAGGAGGCGGTGTTCCTCTCCGATCGCGTGGTGATGCTGACGAGCTCTCCCGGACGCATCAAGGAGGTCATCAAGATCGATCTGCCGCGTCCGCGCGAGCGCGCCGAGTTGCTGCTCAACCGGCGTTATCAGGATTATGTCGTCGAGATCGAGAAGATGATGGACGAGCAGCCGGAGACGCGCGCGTCATGA
- a CDS encoding MarR family transcriptional regulator produces MNKQHARTRRSSSAGNKSGNGLSVNGSFAASYLSYLLSRASHIVASGFHKKLKTWKLTVPEYRVLACLNGAEGLGVGDLAAMAIMEQSRMTKILDRMQKQGLVERRSDAKDRRRVLIHLTEQGRKRAEPVLRAAKQHEADMLAPLTPEERGMILRALDLLIRERAERTKG; encoded by the coding sequence GTGAACAAGCAGCACGCCCGGACCCGGCGCTCCAGCAGCGCGGGAAACAAGAGCGGCAACGGCCTGTCGGTCAATGGCAGTTTCGCCGCAAGCTACCTCTCCTATCTGTTGTCGCGCGCAAGCCATATCGTCGCCTCAGGCTTTCACAAGAAGCTGAAGACCTGGAAGCTGACCGTGCCGGAATATCGCGTGCTCGCCTGCCTCAACGGCGCGGAAGGTCTTGGCGTCGGCGACCTCGCCGCCATGGCGATCATGGAGCAGTCGCGCATGACCAAAATCCTTGATCGGATGCAGAAACAGGGGCTGGTCGAGCGTCGGTCGGATGCCAAGGACCGGCGGCGGGTGCTGATTCATCTCACCGAACAGGGACGCAAGCGCGCGGAGCCGGTCCTGCGCGCGGCAAAGCAGCACGAAGCCGACATGCTTGCACCGCTGACGCCGGAGGAACGCGGCATGATCCTGCGCGCGCTCGATCTCCTGATCCGCGAACGTGCAGAACGGACGAAGGGATAG
- the upp gene encoding uracil phosphoribosyltransferase, with amino-acid sequence MDGVTIVDHPLVQHKLTLLRDKTRSTKVFRELFNEIGTLLCYEVTRDLPLEMIELETPLAKMRSPVLAGKKLVFAPIVRAGMGFLDGMLNLVPSARVAHIGLYRDPRTLVAVEYFFKAPDDMAERMALILHPMLATGNSAVAAVDRLKEAGAKSVRIVCLLVTAQAVEKVRAHHPDVHIWTAAIDEGINEQGYILPGLGDVGDRMYGTR; translated from the coding sequence ATGGACGGCGTCACCATTGTCGATCACCCGCTGGTGCAGCACAAATTGACGCTGCTGCGCGACAAGACACGCTCGACCAAGGTGTTCCGCGAGCTGTTCAACGAGATCGGCACACTGCTCTGCTACGAGGTCACGCGCGATCTGCCGCTGGAAATGATCGAGCTCGAAACGCCACTGGCGAAAATGCGGTCGCCGGTGCTGGCCGGCAAGAAACTGGTCTTCGCACCGATCGTGCGCGCCGGCATGGGTTTTCTCGACGGTATGCTGAATCTCGTGCCGTCGGCACGCGTCGCCCATATCGGACTTTACCGCGATCCGCGCACGCTGGTCGCCGTCGAATATTTCTTCAAGGCGCCGGACGACATGGCCGAGCGTATGGCGCTGATTCTGCATCCCATGCTGGCGACCGGAAATTCCGCGGTGGCGGCGGTCGACCGCCTGAAGGAAGCGGGAGCGAAATCGGTGCGCATCGTCTGCCTGCTGGTCACGGCACAGGCGGTGGAGAAAGTGCGCGCGCATCATCCCGACGTTCATATCTGGACCGCGGCGATCGACGAAGGCATCAACGAGCAGGGTTATATCCTGCCTGGCCTCGGCGATGTCGGCGATCGCATGTACGGAACGCGGTGA
- a CDS encoding GTP cyclohydrolase II, whose protein sequence is MSTNRDSHIRLTSHPGHRTPGRYPITWGAQTARERGPVIGTVTSAGDRNAIGAHGGSYSLYRALAVSSGAMNPIARPDLTNTSPVVDIGPFPQWAEPDRIVSLDPWGHRVPEDFRQEIAEGLDIRPTIAITRARLSIPEFDSAGLVDADGEIVRANGDIAVTKAAIDPVWFLPGIAERFGVSEDKLRRTLFEQTGGMYPELVTRPDLSVFLPPIGGITLYIFGDPAAIADPKRTLACRVHDECNGSDVFGSDICTCRPYLIHGLAECVKEAQKGGAGLIVYNRKEGRALGEVTKFLVYNARKRQEGGDQAATYFERTECVAGVQDARFQQLMPDVLHWLGITRIDRFMSMSNMKYDAIVESGIHIVERVPIPPELIPPDAQVELEAKKAAGYYTPAGAPTEEDLKTVVGRKLDEF, encoded by the coding sequence ATGTCCACGAACAGAGACAGCCATATCCGGCTGACATCCCATCCCGGCCACCGGACGCCGGGGCGCTACCCGATCACATGGGGCGCTCAGACCGCGCGCGAACGCGGACCGGTCATCGGCACCGTGACTTCGGCCGGCGATCGCAACGCGATCGGCGCGCATGGCGGATCCTATTCGCTGTATCGGGCGCTGGCGGTGTCGTCGGGCGCGATGAATCCGATTGCGCGGCCGGACCTCACCAACACGTCACCCGTGGTCGATATTGGACCGTTCCCGCAATGGGCGGAGCCGGACCGCATCGTCTCGCTTGACCCCTGGGGGCATCGCGTGCCCGAGGATTTCCGGCAGGAAATCGCGGAGGGGCTCGACATCCGTCCGACCATCGCCATTACCAGGGCGCGGCTTTCCATCCCCGAATTCGACAGCGCAGGTCTGGTCGATGCCGACGGCGAGATCGTGCGCGCGAACGGCGACATCGCCGTGACCAAAGCCGCCATCGACCCGGTCTGGTTTCTGCCCGGCATCGCCGAGCGTTTCGGCGTGAGCGAGGACAAGCTCCGCCGCACGCTGTTCGAGCAGACCGGCGGCATGTATCCCGAACTCGTCACGCGGCCTGATCTCTCGGTGTTCCTGCCGCCGATCGGCGGCATCACGCTTTACATCTTCGGCGATCCGGCGGCGATCGCCGATCCGAAGCGTACGCTCGCCTGCCGCGTCCACGACGAATGCAACGGCTCCGACGTGTTCGGCTCCGACATCTGCACCTGCCGGCCGTATCTTATTCATGGCCTTGCCGAATGCGTGAAGGAAGCGCAGAAGGGCGGCGCCGGCCTCATCGTCTATAACCGCAAGGAAGGCCGCGCGCTCGGTGAGGTGACGAAATTCCTCGTCTACAACGCGCGCAAACGCCAGGAAGGCGGCGACCAGGCGGCGACCTATTTCGAGCGCACCGAATGCGTCGCCGGCGTGCAGGACGCGCGCTTCCAGCAATTGATGCCGGACGTGCTGCACTGGCTCGGCATCACGCGCATCGATCGTTTCATGTCGATGTCGAACATGAAATATGATGCCATCGTCGAGTCCGGCATCCATATCGTGGAACGCGTGCCGATCCCGCCGGAGCTTATTCCGCCGGATGCGCAGGTCGAGCTCGAAGCCAAGAAGGCCGCGGGCTATTACACGCCGGCTGGTGCGCCGACCGAGGAAGATCTCAAGACCGTCGTCGGCCGCAAGCTCGATGAGTTCTGA
- a CDS encoding ABC transporter substrate-binding protein produces the protein MIQMSKGALALATALAATIAAMSGAAGQAIPTIRVGWTVPAEDAKYWMMKRPEQFPNLGKKYNIQWTQFQGTAQMVQAMNAGALDCSTQGVLSLGQGAASAGLQTYVVAQHVGEKPGGFSVYWAVKDDSPIKSVKDLKGKTVGINVLGSGIYGPMAMLLRKNGIDPEKDIKLVEAPFPTQEDAIRSGRIDVGVLNQPFASRAEAKGGLRKLFSIADEVPNVVHIVEACAKAFVDKNPELATLYVQDLTAGMGKALANRDETLKIVTEIFKAPVAVFEPFYFKQYDFARDPGAAANYDGIQKLFDIYADTGMLPKKLNVKDFRHPKIAAPMK, from the coding sequence ATGATCCAGATGAGCAAAGGCGCCTTAGCGTTGGCCACAGCCCTTGCGGCGACCATTGCCGCCATGTCCGGCGCTGCGGGTCAGGCCATTCCCACCATCCGCGTCGGCTGGACCGTCCCTGCCGAAGACGCAAAATACTGGATGATGAAGCGGCCGGAGCAGTTCCCCAATCTTGGCAAGAAATACAATATCCAGTGGACGCAGTTCCAGGGCACCGCGCAGATGGTGCAGGCGATGAATGCCGGCGCTCTCGACTGCTCGACGCAAGGGGTGCTCTCACTCGGGCAGGGCGCCGCCTCCGCCGGTCTGCAGACCTATGTGGTGGCGCAGCATGTCGGCGAGAAGCCGGGCGGTTTCTCGGTCTATTGGGCGGTGAAGGATGATTCCCCCATCAAGAGCGTGAAGGACCTCAAGGGCAAGACCGTCGGCATCAACGTGCTCGGCTCCGGTATTTACGGTCCGATGGCGATGCTGCTGCGCAAGAACGGGATCGACCCGGAGAAAGACATCAAGCTCGTCGAAGCGCCGTTCCCGACACAGGAAGATGCGATCCGCTCCGGCCGTATAGATGTCGGCGTGCTAAACCAGCCTTTCGCCTCGCGCGCCGAAGCCAAGGGCGGATTGCGCAAACTGTTCTCGATCGCCGACGAAGTGCCGAATGTGGTGCACATCGTCGAAGCCTGCGCCAAGGCCTTCGTCGACAAAAATCCGGAACTCGCCACGCTCTATGTGCAGGACCTGACGGCCGGCATGGGCAAGGCGCTCGCCAACCGCGACGAGACGCTGAAGATCGTGACGGAGATCTTCAAGGCGCCGGTTGCGGTGTTCGAGCCGTTCTATTTCAAGCAATATGATTTTGCCCGCGATCCGGGTGCCGCGGCGAATTACGACGGCATCCAGAAGCTGTTCGACATCTATGCCGATACCGGCATGTTGCCGAAGAAGCTCAATGTGAAGGACTTCAGGCACCCGAAAATCGCAGCGCCGATGAAGTAA
- a CDS encoding ABC transporter permease codes for MTAESTLRTVERAEAPWWSPAGAIPGLPPILACVGLLLLWELVARWYGLNGLPPASAALPQIPDILSDKASLIDIADSLRRMLIGFVLALAVAVPVGLAMGRSKHVAAFFNPLMMVIYPVPKAALMPIIMLWLGVGDASKTLVIFLGVTLPLIYHSYQGSRAVEEKLLWSAAAMGMSGPARLVRIVFPAALPEILVGFRTGLVLALITMVTSEMIARQTGIGNIIFVSLDLGIYDRVYAMIVIIGALGFILDAIFEFTRSRLVAWAEPSQTLVVGTT; via the coding sequence ATGACGGCGGAATCCACCCTGCGCACGGTCGAACGCGCGGAGGCGCCGTGGTGGTCGCCGGCCGGCGCGATCCCCGGCCTGCCGCCCATTCTCGCCTGCGTCGGATTGTTGCTGCTCTGGGAGCTGGTGGCGCGCTGGTACGGTCTGAATGGCCTGCCGCCCGCATCCGCCGCCTTGCCGCAGATCCCGGATATTCTCAGCGACAAGGCTTCGCTGATCGACATTGCGGATTCGCTGCGCCGCATGCTGATCGGCTTCGTGCTGGCGCTGGCCGTTGCCGTGCCGGTGGGGCTGGCGATGGGCCGCAGCAAACATGTCGCGGCCTTCTTCAATCCGCTGATGATGGTGATCTATCCGGTGCCGAAGGCAGCACTGATGCCGATCATCATGCTGTGGCTGGGGGTGGGCGATGCCTCCAAGACGCTGGTGATCTTCCTCGGCGTCACGCTGCCCCTGATCTATCACAGCTATCAGGGTAGCCGGGCGGTGGAGGAAAAGCTGCTGTGGTCGGCCGCCGCCATGGGCATGAGCGGGCCGGCGCGTCTTGTGCGAATTGTCTTTCCGGCGGCCCTGCCGGAAATTCTGGTCGGCTTCCGCACCGGCCTGGTGCTGGCGCTGATCACCATGGTGACCAGTGAGATGATCGCGCGTCAGACCGGCATCGGCAACATCATCTTCGTGTCGCTGGATCTCGGCATCTATGACCGGGTCTATGCGATGATCGTGATCATCGGCGCGCTCGGTTTCATCCTCGACGCGATCTTCGAATTCACGCGCAGTCGGCTGGTGGCCTGGGCGGAGCCCTCGCAGACCCTCGTGGTGGGTACGACATGA
- a CDS encoding FecR domain-containing protein has translation MAVFSYLPRMSGLLVAVSIAGPLAPFFSAPALASKIGVASAVKNQVQGSNNRALSVGSDVFTNERVRTGAESTAQLLFLDKTSLSIGPQAELVLDKFVYNPNRGSGEVVLSSVKGAFRFVSGSQDPRHYTIKTPVATLGVRGTVVDYLVQNGKAVFILVQGAAQLTIPGGKVVHLTKPGTVYVVHAGGKIEGPLPNDGTIVHAFGNIAFPLYGWFFQGDPQNPQALGRIDNIDQLNAIVNRGTPPVVNNGSTGGGGGSCTLIC, from the coding sequence ATGGCTGTATTTTCCTACCTTCCGCGGATGTCTGGTCTGCTTGTCGCAGTGTCGATTGCCGGCCCGTTAGCTCCATTTTTTTCGGCACCGGCCCTGGCATCCAAGATCGGCGTCGCGTCCGCCGTCAAAAATCAGGTGCAGGGCTCCAACAACCGCGCGCTCTCGGTCGGCAGCGATGTCTTCACGAATGAGCGTGTGCGCACCGGCGCCGAGTCCACCGCGCAGCTTCTGTTCCTCGACAAGACCAGCCTGAGCATCGGTCCGCAGGCCGAGCTTGTGCTCGACAAGTTCGTCTACAATCCGAACCGCGGCTCGGGCGAGGTCGTGCTTAGTTCAGTGAAGGGTGCGTTCCGCTTCGTCTCCGGTTCGCAAGACCCGCGGCATTACACGATTAAAACTCCGGTCGCGACGCTCGGCGTGCGCGGCACGGTGGTGGATTATCTGGTACAGAACGGCAAGGCCGTTTTCATTCTGGTGCAGGGCGCGGCGCAGCTCACGATTCCGGGCGGCAAGGTGGTCCACCTGACCAAACCAGGGACGGTCTATGTGGTGCATGCGGGCGGCAAGATCGAAGGCCCGCTGCCAAATGACGGCACCATTGTGCACGCCTTCGGCAATATCGCGTTCCCGCTTTACGGCTGGTTCTTCCAGGGCGATCCGCAGAACCCCCAAGCGCTTGGGCGCATCGATAATATCGATCAGCTCAATGCGATCGTGAATCGGGGGACGCCACCCGTAGTCAATAATGGCAGCACCGGTGGCGGTGGCGGCAGCTGTACGTTGATTTGTTAA
- a CDS encoding ABC transporter permease: MTRRSAAAFDTLIGFVPIVGIIAVWQAVVIAGVAPPALLPAPAAVFSRFLQQIVSPDYLEHTYITLYRLFVGFGIAVLAGVTFGILMTGSQAVAAIVRPIVRVLAPVPKIALYPAFTLTLGYDDASKIALVIADAMFPILLATYQGASAVEPKLAWSARAMGMSRLKTLFTVVLPAAMPSVLTGCRIGLIISCIVVFLAEMITSTDGLGHLLMRAARNFQTVDMFVPLITISILGLLLNAGFNRLRRYLLRGFAEEK; encoded by the coding sequence ATGACACGGCGCAGCGCGGCGGCGTTCGATACACTGATTGGCTTTGTTCCGATCGTCGGCATCATCGCGGTGTGGCAGGCGGTGGTGATAGCGGGCGTGGCGCCGCCTGCCTTGCTGCCGGCACCGGCGGCGGTCTTCTCCCGCTTCCTGCAGCAGATCGTCTCGCCGGATTATCTGGAACACACCTACATCACGCTCTACCGCCTGTTCGTCGGCTTCGGCATCGCAGTCCTGGCCGGCGTGACCTTCGGCATTCTGATGACCGGCAGCCAGGCGGTGGCGGCGATCGTGCGGCCGATCGTCCGCGTCCTGGCGCCGGTGCCGAAGATCGCGCTCTATCCGGCCTTCACGCTGACGCTGGGCTATGACGACGCGTCGAAAATTGCATTGGTGATCGCGGACGCGATGTTTCCGATCCTGCTCGCGACCTATCAAGGCGCCTCCGCGGTCGAGCCGAAGCTCGCCTGGTCGGCGCGCGCCATGGGCATGTCGCGGCTGAAGACATTGTTCACCGTGGTGCTGCCGGCGGCGATGCCCTCGGTGCTGACCGGCTGCCGCATCGGTCTGATCATCTCCTGCATTGTGGTGTTCCTTGCCGAGATGATCACCTCGACCGACGGTCTTGGTCACCTGCTGATGCGGGCGGCGCGCAATTTCCAGACCGTCGACATGTTCGTGCCGCTGATTACCATCTCGATCCTGGGGCTGCTGCTGAATGCGGGGTTCAACAGGCTGCGGCGTTATCTGCTGCGCGGCTTTGCGGAGGAGAAATAG
- the cysG gene encoding siroheme synthase CysG → MTERRQPSDQASSRMGRLARLPVFYALDGRRVVVAGGSASAAWKAELLSATGAHVDVFTRDPSSEMTELVLDPPCGPIVIHRRDCLPDDLAGAAMAIGACDCDETADRFTRMARRAGVPVNVIDKPDFCDFAFGAIVNRSPLVVGISTDGAAPVFGQAVRAKIEAMLPSGFASWAKAAQTWRTYVQASNLSSSGRRRFWQMFTGFAVSNPGYEPREADFARLLSDVRGLGDKVEQGSVTLVGAGPGDPELLTLRAVRALQSADVILFDDLVSADILDFARREAKKMLVGKSGYGPSCKQDDINATMIGLARGGKRVVRLKGGDPMIFGRAGEEIAACRKAGIAVDVVPGITAAQGAAASLGVSLTHRGQGRRIQYVTGHAHDGALPDDLDWASIADPSTTTAIYMPTRTFPQLVEKAMAQGLDVTAPVVAISRATRPDEQVIVGTLGDMSARLAGEKPPGPLLVLIGRVLARYRDAAADQNGTLALP, encoded by the coding sequence ATGACCGAGCGCCGGCAACCGTCTGATCAGGCGTCTTCGCGCATGGGCCGTCTTGCGCGACTTCCCGTCTTCTATGCGCTCGACGGAAGGCGCGTCGTTGTGGCAGGCGGCAGCGCCTCGGCGGCATGGAAGGCTGAACTGCTGTCAGCGACCGGCGCGCATGTCGATGTTTTTACGCGGGACCCGTCATCCGAGATGACGGAACTTGTTCTCGATCCGCCGTGCGGGCCAATCGTCATCCATCGCCGCGATTGCCTGCCCGACGACCTTGCCGGCGCGGCGATGGCCATCGGTGCCTGCGACTGCGATGAAACGGCAGATCGTTTCACCAGAATGGCGCGCCGCGCGGGCGTGCCGGTCAACGTGATCGACAAGCCGGATTTCTGCGACTTCGCCTTCGGCGCCATCGTCAACCGCTCGCCGCTGGTCGTCGGGATCTCGACCGACGGTGCAGCACCGGTTTTCGGGCAGGCGGTGCGTGCCAAGATCGAAGCGATGCTGCCTTCCGGCTTCGCCTCGTGGGCAAAGGCGGCACAGACCTGGAGGACATATGTGCAGGCTTCCAATCTGTCGTCGAGTGGCCGCCGTCGTTTCTGGCAGATGTTCACCGGCTTCGCCGTTTCCAATCCAGGCTACGAGCCGCGCGAAGCAGACTTCGCCCGTCTGCTGTCGGATGTGAGAGGTCTTGGTGACAAGGTTGAGCAGGGTTCGGTCACGCTGGTCGGCGCGGGACCCGGCGATCCGGAATTGCTTACATTGCGCGCGGTGCGTGCGCTGCAATCGGCCGATGTGATTCTGTTCGACGATCTGGTGTCGGCCGACATTCTGGATTTTGCCCGCCGGGAAGCCAAGAAGATGCTGGTGGGCAAAAGCGGCTATGGCCCCTCCTGCAAGCAGGACGATATCAACGCGACGATGATCGGACTTGCGCGCGGTGGGAAACGCGTGGTTCGCCTGAAGGGCGGCGATCCGATGATTTTCGGCCGCGCCGGTGAGGAAATCGCAGCTTGCCGCAAGGCCGGCATCGCTGTCGATGTCGTGCCTGGGATCACCGCGGCGCAGGGCGCGGCGGCTTCGCTCGGCGTGTCGCTGACTCATCGCGGGCAGGGGCGGCGCATTCAATACGTAACCGGCCATGCGCATGACGGCGCGTTGCCGGATGATCTCGACTGGGCGAGCATTGCGGACCCGTCGACCACGACCGCGATCTACATGCCGACACGCACTTTCCCACAGTTGGTCGAGAAGGCGATGGCGCAGGGGCTCGATGTCACGGCGCCGGTGGTCGCCATTTCGCGCGCGACACGGCCGGATGAGCAGGTGATTGTGGGCACGCTAGGCGATATGTCGGCGCGGCTTGCCGGGGAAAAACCGCCGGGCCCGCTACTGGTGTTGATCGGTCGCGTCCTCGCCCGCTATCGGGATGCCGCGGCCGATCAAAATGGCACCTTGGCCTTGCCCTGA
- a CDS encoding peptidase M29: protein MLADRIEGKWIDAFTEVIERCGVRKGDTAAILSETQSRQLNVHLTELALLRLGARPFHIVVPTPRNPHPVPIRSTGASVALGALGPVISALGQAGFVVDCTIEGLMHAPETPAILKAGARILYISNEHPEALERMRPDDRLEKQVRAAAKMLRGAKHMKVTSEAGTNLDVDMEGASTVGVWGWTDKPGTLAHWPGGIVVSFPKGGTVNGTLVLDRGDINLTFKRYLESPIRLTLKDDYISDIIGESADAEMMRSYLAAWGDREAYAVSHVGWGMNPGARYEALAMYDQRDTNGTELRAVPGNFLFSTGANEFAGRYTVGHFDIPVMKTTISLDNTVVIRNGVLQDVFG from the coding sequence ATGCTGGCCGACCGGATCGAGGGAAAATGGATCGATGCCTTCACCGAAGTGATCGAGCGTTGCGGGGTAAGGAAGGGCGACACCGCTGCGATCCTGTCGGAAACGCAATCGCGCCAATTGAATGTGCACTTGACCGAACTGGCATTGCTGCGTCTTGGCGCACGGCCTTTCCACATCGTGGTGCCGACGCCGCGCAATCCGCACCCCGTGCCGATCCGCTCGACCGGCGCCAGCGTCGCGCTTGGCGCCCTCGGTCCCGTCATTTCCGCGCTCGGCCAGGCCGGCTTCGTCGTCGATTGCACGATCGAAGGGCTGATGCATGCGCCGGAAACCCCGGCGATCCTGAAGGCCGGCGCGCGCATTCTTTATATTTCCAACGAACATCCGGAAGCCCTGGAGCGCATGCGCCCGGATGACCGGCTGGAAAAACAGGTGCGCGCCGCCGCGAAGATGCTGCGCGGTGCCAAGCACATGAAGGTCACCTCGGAGGCAGGAACGAATCTCGACGTCGACATGGAAGGCGCCTCGACCGTCGGCGTCTGGGGCTGGACCGATAAGCCGGGCACGCTGGCACACTGGCCGGGCGGAATTGTCGTGAGCTTCCCGAAAGGCGGCACGGTTAACGGCACGCTGGTGCTCGATCGCGGCGACATCAACCTGACCTTCAAACGTTATCTGGAATCGCCGATCCGGCTGACGCTGAAGGATGATTACATCAGCGACATCATCGGAGAGAGTGCCGATGCCGAGATGATGCGCTCTTATCTTGCCGCCTGGGGCGACCGCGAAGCCTATGCGGTGTCGCATGTCGGCTGGGGCATGAATCCCGGCGCGCGTTACGAAGCCCTGGCCATGTACGACCAGCGCGACACCAACGGCACCGAGCTGCGCGCCGTGCCCGGCAATTTTCTGTTTTCAACGGGTGCGAATGAATTTGCCGGACGTTACACGGTCGGTCATTTCGACATCCCGGTGATGAAGACGACGATCAGCCTCGACAACACCGTGGTGATCCGCAACGGCGTGCTGCAGGATGTGTTCGGATAA
- a CDS encoding URC4/urg3 family protein codes for MSHNSEAERLAAERLLSSAAVRERAAEMLEIGLGGTLPHFRIDAARLGPTADFVAGVIRDNYPDLNVPLHARWRHFVFGKRDLWAEIDQAGQWPDANARARAAFDLAIISVLLDAGAGPDWRYTDAVTGAVVGRSEGLALASLRMFQAGLFSSDPRRPLRVDDDRLADLTSDDLAKGFQVSATNPLAGLDGRAALLARLGRAMRDNLKVFAKRDTARPGGLFDHLAGLAEDRILPAPAILHALLLHLGPIWPARLTLGGVSLGDTWRHSAIKRDDVTNGLVPLHKLSQWLSYSLIEPLRDAGIAVSDIDGLTGLAEYRNGGLLVDSGVIVLRDAAQAALPQPVESELVVEWRALTVALLDRLAPLVRDRLGVTPQKFPLGALLEGGTWAAGRRIAREKRADGGPPLNIVSDGTVF; via the coding sequence CTGTCGCATAACTCCGAAGCGGAGCGGCTGGCGGCGGAGCGACTGCTCTCCTCCGCCGCGGTGCGCGAACGGGCGGCGGAGATGCTGGAGATCGGGCTCGGCGGGACGCTGCCGCATTTCCGTATCGATGCGGCGAGGCTCGGGCCCACCGCTGATTTCGTTGCCGGCGTGATCCGCGACAATTATCCGGATCTGAATGTGCCGCTGCATGCGCGCTGGCGGCATTTCGTTTTCGGCAAGCGCGATCTGTGGGCGGAGATCGACCAAGCGGGGCAATGGCCGGACGCCAACGCACGGGCGCGAGCCGCTTTCGATCTGGCCATCATCTCGGTCCTGCTGGACGCGGGCGCAGGCCCAGACTGGCGCTACACCGATGCGGTGACGGGCGCGGTGGTTGGGCGGTCGGAAGGTCTGGCGCTCGCGAGTTTGCGGATGTTTCAGGCCGGTCTGTTCTCGTCCGATCCGCGCCGGCCGTTGCGCGTCGACGACGACCGGCTCGCCGACCTCACCAGCGACGATCTTGCGAAAGGCTTTCAGGTCAGCGCGACGAACCCGCTGGCGGGCCTTGATGGCCGTGCGGCTTTGCTGGCGCGTCTTGGCCGCGCCATGCGCGACAATCTGAAAGTGTTTGCGAAACGCGACACGGCGCGACCGGGTGGGCTGTTCGACCATCTCGCCGGCCTTGCCGAAGACCGGATCCTGCCGGCGCCGGCCATCCTTCACGCCTTGCTGCTGCATCTCGGTCCAATCTGGCCGGCGCGACTGACGCTCGGCGGCGTGTCGCTCGGCGATACCTGGCGGCATTCTGCAATCAAGCGTGACGATGTGACCAACGGGCTCGTGCCGTTGCACAAGCTGTCGCAATGGCTGTCCTATTCGCTGATCGAGCCGCTGCGCGACGCCGGCATTGCCGTCAGCGATATCGATGGTCTCACTGGGCTCGCCGAATATCGCAATGGCGGCCTGCTCGTCGACAGCGGCGTAATCGTCCTGCGTGATGCGGCGCAGGCGGCACTGCCGCAGCCGGTCGAATCTGAACTGGTGGTGGAGTGGCGCGCACTGACGGTGGCGTTGCTCGATCGCCTGGCGCCTCTGGTGCGCGACAGGCTGGGTGTAACCCCGCAAAAATTTCCGCTCGGCGCGCTATTGGAAGGCGGTACCTGGGCCGCGGGCCGCAGGATTGCTAGAGAGAAACGGGCGGATGGCGGCCCGCCGCTCAATATTGTCAGCGATGGCACGGTTTTCTGA